The genomic DNA TACTAGCTTAAGCGTTCAAGCCCAAACAATCCCGATCGAGCAACTACAGCAACGCCAACAGGGAACCACAATTACTGGCACTGTTCGTAGTGTTGTTGGCAATGAATTCATCCTCAGCGACGGAACTGGAGAAGTGATTGTGGATGCCGGCCCGCGTTGGTATCGCGCTATCAACGTTTCTGTGGGAGAACAATTGACTGTCACCGGAGAGTACGACGATGACGACTTTGACGCATTTACTATTACCCGTGCTAATGGTGAAGTTATTACCATTCGCAATGGCCCTGGTCGTCCACCTTGGGCGGGAAAAGACGATTAGACTTCCTTCAATTTCTTTAAGAGTCATTTTACCCTCCTCACCGATAATCTGGCCGCGATTCACCTAATAAAAGCAGTGACTCACCTGATGCGAACCCAGAGGGGATTTTAGATATTTTCTACTCATCCCTTAATTCTATTCCCTTCTCTTCTTTCCCCTCTTTCCCTAGCCCCTAGCCTCTAGCCCCTAACCGCCTTGGCGGTTGCTATACTTCGTTCGATCGCACAGATTCGGTAAAAACCCGTTTCTTTGGTTAGAGTGCATAATTCCTGCAAACTGCTATAATAATGAAAAAATTATGAAATCAGTGTAGCCAATGTCACGGAACAAAGCATTTACTGTCCAGTTAGCGATCGCCAGCTCGATCTTAATCGGTTTAGGAGCTTGTACCAAACTTAACAATAACCTCCCTGCTGCTGACTCCGTTGAGCCACAAGCCAATCTGCAAGCCCAAAAAGGGAAAAAAGTGATTTTGACCACCTTCACCGTCCTAGCAGATATGGCTCAGAACGTCGCGGGAGATAAAGCTGTAGTCGAATCTTTAATCAAGTCGGGGGCAGAAATTCATGGCTATGAACCTACGCCTAGTGACTTAGTGCGGGGAAAACAGGCAGATTTGATACTAGATAATGGTTTGGAGCTCGAACGTTGGGCCGCTAAGTATTATACTAATTTATCTAAAGTACCGCACATTACTTTAAGTGAGGGGATTAAGCCTGTTGCGATCGCTGAAGATGCTTACAAGGGAAAGCCTAATCCCCATGCTTGGATGTCTCCGCAAAATGCCTTAATTTATGTTGAAAATATTCGGAAAGCGTTAGTCAAACTAGATCCTATTAATGCCAAATCCTACAATGAAAACGCTAGGATCTACAGCCAAAAAATTCGAGATATTGACCAAAAACTTAAACAAGAAATTGCTGTTGTTCCTCAATCTAAGCGATATATGGTTAGTTGCGAGGGAGCATTTTCTTACCTCACCCGCGATTATGGGTTGAAAGAGGTTTATATTTGGCCAGTCAACTCCGAGCAGCAAGCTACACCTAAGCAGGTTGAAAAGGCGATTAATACCGTTAAAACTAATCAAATTCCAGTAGTCTTTTGTGAAAGCACTGTTAATAATGAAGTTCAAAAGCAGGTTGCGAAAGAGGCAAATGCTAAGTTTGGAGGAGTATTTTATGTAGATTCTCTATCTCCCCCTAACGGCCCAGCTTCTACTTATTTAAAACTCCTAGAACACAATGTAACAATGTTAATTCAAGGATTGCAAGGCAAATTGTAAAACCCTTCCTAACGCCGCCATCTTGCTGGTGACTTTACCGCATTTCCGGGCGGCGTTACGTCAAGCATATATAAGTCATGACTTATTGAAATCTGGAGACAAAATCATGCGAGATGCAGTTAGTATTAAAGTTGAAGAAGTTACGGTTGCTTATAATGGCAAAATAGCTTTATCTGGAGCAAATTTAGAACTTAAGCCTGGTTCTATCAATGGTTTGGTGGGAATGAATGGCTCTGGCAAATCGACTCTATTTAAAGCTATTATGGGTTTTGTTAAACCTATTACAGGTAGAGTTTTAGTCGAAGGTTTACCCATTCGCAGCGCTCAAAAGCGAAATC from Kamptonema formosum PCC 6407 includes the following:
- a CDS encoding metal ABC transporter substrate-binding protein, which translates into the protein MSRNKAFTVQLAIASSILIGLGACTKLNNNLPAADSVEPQANLQAQKGKKVILTTFTVLADMAQNVAGDKAVVESLIKSGAEIHGYEPTPSDLVRGKQADLILDNGLELERWAAKYYTNLSKVPHITLSEGIKPVAIAEDAYKGKPNPHAWMSPQNALIYVENIRKALVKLDPINAKSYNENARIYSQKIRDIDQKLKQEIAVVPQSKRYMVSCEGAFSYLTRDYGLKEVYIWPVNSEQQATPKQVEKAINTVKTNQIPVVFCESTVNNEVQKQVAKEANAKFGGVFYVDSLSPPNGPASTYLKLLEHNVTMLIQGLQGKL
- a CDS encoding ATP-binding protein produces the protein MQILLVEDDREQLEPFIQVHQGKISIISEVGTGSTFRVKLPRTEAKLIKIFSRHYSVTIASYFKIINHRIRFLSMNNYLIVPGILVSILTTSLSVQAQTIPIEQLQQRQQGTTITGTVRSVVGNEFILSDGTGEVIVDAGPRWYRAINVSVGEQLTVTGEYDDDDFDAFTITRANGEVITIRNGPGRPPWAGKDD